A single Lactuca sativa cultivar Salinas chromosome 8, Lsat_Salinas_v11, whole genome shotgun sequence DNA region contains:
- the LOC111911107 gene encoding uncharacterized protein LOC111911107, which yields MSAKIVKWSPPQPKRRPSAVFHCLYTVTPPLPSSIIYTKQHTPVLSTASPNRRETHISTNRNLLLASIPKSFLICIMVFHEMPSRIVIYIWPLLSSYQLIGSEDGGIQFTEVQPVSEGQNRPVAVRSLHVGLSNTTAAMKSSTTAPPVFLINCLPLSSRLKGVEIDKRLATSRHPRQTPPPAMRQGERQPSLASGVTRRERRPWTILIGWSVFGRSASFLTQFNC from the exons ATGTCGGCCAAAATTGTTAAATGGAGTCCACCCCAACCAAAACGTCGTCCATCAGCTGTCTTCCACTGTCTTTACACAGTCACACCACCGCTTCCCTCATCCATCATTTACACGAAGCAGCACACTCCTGTCCTCTCCACCGCTTCCCCCAATCGTCGTGAAACACATATATCTACCAACAGAAATTTACTGCTAGCTTCCATTCCAAAATCATTTTTGATTTGTATAATG GTGTTCCATGAAATGCCTTCAAGGATCGTGATTTACATATGGCCATTGTTATCATCTTATCAACTAATTGGAAGCGAGGACGGTGGTATTCAATTTACAGAGGTGCAGCCAGTATCAGAGGGGCAAAACCGGCCAGTGGCGGTGCGTTCGTTACACGTAGGGTTATCAAATACCACCGCTGCGATGAAAAGCTCTACTACTGCTCCGCCGGTGTTCTTGATCAATTGTCTTCCCCTGTCTTCCAG GCTAAAAGGAGTGGAAATCGATAAGAGACTCGCCACCAGTCGCCACCCTCGCCAAACACCGCCCCCTGCCATGCGCCAAGGGGAGCGCCAACCTAGCCTCGCCAGTGGAGTAACGAGAAGAGAgagaaggccttggacgattttgattGGGTGGAGTGTGTTTGGCCGAAGCGCTTCCTTCTTGACTCAGTTTAATTGTTGA